CAACACTGTCGCCTTGTCCGGCTGGGGCTGGCGCATCCCGTTCCTGCTCGCCGGTCCGCTCGGGCTCATCGTGCACTATATCCGCACCCAGCTTGCTGACTCCCCGGTGCACGAAGAAATGACCAAGGCGCTGGAAAACAAGGAGAAGACCGCAGCCGATGGTGCGTCACCGCTCAAGGTGCTGTTCCGAGACCATCTGCGTGAATTAGTCATCAGTTTTGGTGCAAGCGTGCTCAATGCCGTGGGCTTCTATACCGTACTGACCTACCTGCCCACGTATCTTTCCGAAACCGTGGGCATGGACGCCACCCAATCCTTCACCATCACCACCATCTGCCTCGTCCTGTATGTGCTGCTCGTGTTCGGCATGGGGCATATCTCTGATCGATTCGGCCGCAAGAAGGTCCTTATTGGCGCATGCGTCGCGTTCATCGTACTCACTGTTCCGGCTTTCGCAATCCTGAATACCGGATTGTTCTGGCCGATACTGCTGGTCGAACTCGCCTTGTGCGCCACCCTCAGCGCGAACGACGGTACCCTGTCCAGCTATCTGACCGAGACGTTCCCAACCAACGTGCGTTTCACCGGGTTTGCATTCAGCTTCAACGTCGCCAACGCACTCTTCGGCGGTACGGCACCGTTCATCGCCACTTGGCTGATCTACACGACCAAATCGACGATGTCTCCGGCATGGTACATGGTCGGCATCGCATGCATCGCACTGGTGGCAATGATCCTGTCGCACGAGAGTACAGACAAGGACCTCGCCTCTATCTGACGGCGGCCTACCTGGCACGCAACGGCCCCACACGCAACAGACAACACAGAAAGGATCACCATGAGCTATCGCATCGCGGAAATGACCTGGCCGCAATTCGCGGCACGCAAGAACAAGCCGGTAATCGTCCCCATCGGCTCAACAGAGCAGCACAGCCAGCACCTACCTCTCAGCACGGACGCCATCATCGCCGACCGTATCTCCCTCGACCTTGCCAAGGCGCTTGACGGCATGGTCATGCCGACGCTCTCCTACGGATACAAGTCAAAGCCCCTGTCCGGCGGCGGCCCGCTGTTCCCAGGCACCATCGATATGAACGGCACGACGGTCATCAATCAGATGCACGATATCCTGCATGAACTCATCGATGACGGTTTCACCAAAATCGTCGTTATGAACGCCCACTTCGAGAACGAGGCGTTCATCGTGGAAGCCATCGATCTGGTAACCCGCGAGACCGGTGGGAAAGCGACCATCGTCGAATCGAATTGGTGGGACCCGCTGCCGGAAGAGGTGAACCGCCAAGTGTTCGATGGCATCGAATTCCCTGGTTGGGCCCTTGAGCACGCCGCCGTGACGGAAACCTCGCTTCTATTGCATTACGCTCCGGAGCTGGTGCATATGGACCGTGTCGTGTTCACCGGCAACGCCGAAGCGAAACCGTATGTGCGCTATCCAGTTCGTCAAGGCGACGTTCCCGATTATGGTGGGCTGGCCGATCCACGCGGAGCAACAGCCGAACGCGGCAAGCTCATTGCGGATGCCTGCGTCGCCGAGATGACGCGCATCTGCGAGCGCGAATTTGGGGAGTGACCTTTACTCGCAAGTTCTTTCTTTCCCCTCTATGACCACCACTATGGCCGGCCCGCGCTGGGTGATTACTCGGCGCGGGCCGGCCGTTGTGTGAGCTGGGACTCGCATTGCCACCTGCAGGCAGAGCAATACGGCGGATTTCAGCCGACCGGGACCCCATTGTGTGAACGAATCCTCACACGACGACGCCCGCTACGATCCACACACCAGCCCGGAACGATAACACAGGTGACTATGTGAGCCAATCCTCACACAGTGACACCCGCAACCTGCCAGACACCAGCTCGAGACCATGGAACCGGTCATTGTGTGAGCCAGAACTCACACAATCACCCTCTGACGCAGCAACACAGCAGATCACGGCCAGCCAGACAGTCATTGTGTGAGCCAATCCTCACACAAACACCCCTCACGACGGGAAATCAACGGCTTTCAGTCGACTTGACTGCCACCATGCGAGCCAATCCTCACACAATGACGCCCAACACCACTCGCTGGAAGGAATCAGAGCACGCCAACCGGCATCGTGTGAGCCAATCCTCACAAAGTCACGGCTCGAGCCTCTCAAAAGTGGCTGGCACAACAGCGACGACCCTAGCCACCCAGCATCTGCCCAATCACGTATGTCTGGCCATACGCGGGACGGCGGACCTGCCAATCGAGCTGGAGTATCAGCTGACATCTGGCGTCTTGCGCTTCCCGTGATATACGTAACCAGCCAATTGCCGGACATCCCCGCAGCATCGACCCACATCCATCAACTTACGTATGCCCGCACATACGCACGATGACAGGCCCGCCGTCCGGGCTGAGGCATCTCCTGGCATCTGTCACCTCGCGTATGTCCACGCAAACTCACAACGACAACCGAGGGTTAAATGACAAAATGTGTGTTTTATTTTGCCACTTATCCCTACTGCCGTAAGGCGTGTCGCGGGGTGATTTTGGGTC
This Bifidobacterium sp. WK041_4_12 DNA region includes the following protein-coding sequences:
- a CDS encoding creatininase, encoding MSYRIAEMTWPQFAARKNKPVIVPIGSTEQHSQHLPLSTDAIIADRISLDLAKALDGMVMPTLSYGYKSKPLSGGGPLFPGTIDMNGTTVINQMHDILHELIDDGFTKIVVMNAHFENEAFIVEAIDLVTRETGGKATIVESNWWDPLPEEVNRQVFDGIEFPGWALEHAAVTETSLLLHYAPELVHMDRVVFTGNAEAKPYVRYPVRQGDVPDYGGLADPRGATAERGKLIADACVAEMTRICEREFGE
- a CDS encoding MFS transporter, with translation MNAATEYQVMKRPQDDEQRTMVRKVAVSSFMGNFIEWFDYASYSYFATVIATVFFPSSDRSVALMQTFGVFALSFILRPIGALFWGAFGDKRSRKSALSLSIILMSGASFLIGCLPSYEAIGLAAPGLLMLLRMVQGFSASGEYAGAATFLGEYAPSSKRGIYCSLIPASTAIGLLAGSTLATVMTSNLNTVALSGWGWRIPFLLAGPLGLIVHYIRTQLADSPVHEEMTKALENKEKTAADGASPLKVLFRDHLRELVISFGASVLNAVGFYTVLTYLPTYLSETVGMDATQSFTITTICLVLYVLLVFGMGHISDRFGRKKVLIGACVAFIVLTVPAFAILNTGLFWPILLVELALCATLSANDGTLSSYLTETFPTNVRFTGFAFSFNVANALFGGTAPFIATWLIYTTKSTMSPAWYMVGIACIALVAMILSHESTDKDLASI